The window AGGCGAATCATTcgcttgaagaagcatcttgggaaaaAAAGGATGatatccaagccaagtatcttCATCTGTTCGGACAAcaaggtactacaattttgagaatgaaattttcaaaagggggaggggtaaatgtgataccctactttctaaactcggtctaatttttcggttggttcgatttggtatTGCAGAACCTGAATCAGAGCGAATCGAGGCGAGTACCTTatagaacatgatggcaagggtgactctgaactcaggctagccaaatgagttggagttggagtcaGTGTCTAGTGAAGTCCGTGTACCTAAGCCATCACTTGTGCGTATCTCAAGGCCATGTatgcataataaaggtacgCAACAGTATTTTATATCAAGTACATGTGTTGATCAattaccgagagtgaaatacgtgttaGGGTCGAGCCCCATTGAAAGTCTCGATATTTTTGCTAAGTTTTGgctgactggtgggtggtcatggatgggtcggacccaccaatgtgacctaccactctagtaattagatattttgaccccactataaatagcatttattacctttctttccccacatttattgttttacacgatgggtgagaaaagtaaagaagagagagaagagaagaagaaggaagaagtggGGGAGAAAATGCTTATTGTGCGTCGCCGAGGTTGAATCTTTCAATATCAATACCGGATTAATGATCCTCATCtcaagatctacgatttgaggtgagtaaattccatattccttaaacccttataAAACCCTAAGCAAAACCCTCCGATTGgggtagcaatcctttggatcttattattatctcttgagaatgtgaatccaAGGTTCAATAAAGgtcctacatgttgtttatgaaggatttagaggaagacttgtaATATTTgtaaagcatttgttgatcttttgagctaaagagaagatttgggattttgaggtattcttgagcaaagaggtaagatccatgctcaagactttggatcgaccttagatctaggttggaatcatgatttagagccttagatttgtggaaaatgtgGTCGAATTGACCTGTGGTTGTTTttccaaggtgggatgaagaatgagagagaacaacaaaatctcggttctgattggtgggtgcctgggAATGATTGAACCCCCCAATCCAACGTCCGCCTATCCTAGGTAGGCTGCTAGCTCGATCAGCGACTAAGACCGGTGAGTGACTTGGCTCACCGCTCCTTATCCGTCGATCCAAGCAAAGCTGCTGGCTCGACAAGCGGGGCGACGTGGCCCACCTCTCCTAGCCCGTCAGTCCAGGCAGAGTCCCTAGGTTGAGCAGTGAGCaaagactggtgggtgccttgcccttCAGTTGACATGGCAATCTGAATTTTAGGGTCCCAATTCGGCTAATTTGTCTGGtaaccttctctagtgattcCAAATACATggggatcatcatacctcattggttatgagcataaaatagagatatactaaacccaactctttttatGATATATTGTATTAGAAACTCGCGTCATCGCATGTCTGATCTTCCTTATACCAAGTCAGTGGGAAGAGAGCATTGAATCAATTTATTcttgttgtagactagccatgacatcatattattattgtgtagactagtcatccacgagtgccattgcatgcattgacgtgtgcattatgaaattcatttatgatttgacatactgatatctttaattgctaAATGCCTATTTCTTTCttatgatatgagatggatgactttaaaccatggaatatgatgctttgctagactagatgccatagtcgacttggacacgaatgcattggtgaccCGTGGAATGGAACGTGGTGGTAttatgcagttgtactatctcacataggagcatgtggttaggaatgacatatccctgtgctacgacccttcccagcaggggtttaggtgttggatatatcactggggggaagcccaaggttatgtaccaatggtggcggttagaagtacgcccgactgatcattaggactatTGAGAACTTTTGTGATATAACAAGAGagctaatcgtactgcttttaaattaatgcagggcaagacacattttactttaatgcagggaaagacccaatttactttaatacagggcaagacccattttattTCCTAATACCCACGATTGGCCTTCTCCGGCAACcatatgggcgtatcgcgagatGGGATTTGCGGCTCGTACCAAAAGCATACACGCATTGTGGTTacgagtagcacataacctatgacttagaattgttatCTAGGGgaactaagataataaaatgaactgcatgcatataagtctatttgtattgcgaatgcttgtttggtatttcttttcacttactgggctagtgatcTCATctcacgtgcacaccatttttagatgatcttacagATCATCTGGCTGAGGAGCTAGAGTcaggacccactgtggagtttttagttgaggactggtgggtccctgaaaaTCTTGGGCATAGGGCcgagtgcccgtgcgagagttgtgttgcggaATAGCAACACCGATACCTATACAGgaaccttttttattcttttggaaatATTATCCCTTTTGTACTCTGgatgcttaaattgtatttctagtgtatatatcacgcctacgtgCCCAAATATAAATGtgttatgtaatacaattttggtatcaagagtattggggtatttacaggtatgtacatgtaagacttccatTGAAATACAAAATTTACGTCACTTAGTATGAGTGTGTATGctatgctgtggttactgtatcagatgatcctaacaagttttgggttaacaaaTATTAACTCGATCACCAGTTCGATTCTATATGAAACAAGGtatgacacacacacacatacacacacacactctctctctctctctctctctctctctctctcttttacatGCCAAATGGCCACACGCGCATTTGTCCATGCAAGTTTACTGGTATATATATTCTTACGATGTGtttggtaggggtgtcaatcgttCTTCCTCACTTTATGACCTCACACTATGATCAACCCATTTAAGTAATCGATCCTCATCAAGTACTGGTCTTTGATCAAACTACCAATAGTTATGCTAAATGGAAATGAGCCTTAAATGGATAAAAACACATTTATCTCTTAACGGGTTCTTAATCAATTTTAAATATGTCAGACTGTTAGACAGACTTCGGATCCCCTACAGAGAGCTGTAGTATGCTGGGGTCTATCCAACGACTGGGACCCTCACCACCCTCTACAGCCACCGTAGAAGatttttttcgatttttttggCTTAGCTGTATCTGGCTGAGTAAGCCGGCTTTAAAAACGAGTGGGAAGTGGAGTGATTATCGACTCCTGACAAAGGAGACGTCTAGTGGTACTACCATAACCGTGTTTGAAGGATTGCAACATAATGTAGGAGACACTCCATGGTATCCATACATGGATTGCAACATAACGTAGGAGGCACTCCTAGtcccttttgatttttctcCAAATATATTGAAAGCAAGTCTCTTTCCAACAGAGAATGGATTGGTCATACGATAGTATTGAAAAGTTCGTCTAAAAATTAGCAGTCAAAGGCCCTTTTGATTTTTCTCCAAAGATTTCTGGCTTTTATTGGTAAGTATTCCACTTGACTCGAGAGAATTTGGGTCCCCTTTTGGGAGAATTTAATTTCAGAAACTGTGCAGTCAACCAAGTCatgacaatgaaaaaaaaaaaaaaaaattatcaaaaactaTCATTTCCATTTAACTTGAACACCGTTAGAGTTAAAAGGACAATTGTAATTTTCAAAACCCTTATGAGTGCTATGAATATCGGGCATAATACGGGGATCCAGCTCTTCTCCGACGACCATTCAAGGGTTGGGAGGGCTGTGATGTGCATCTCAACACCTATCAACACCTAGAGATATGTGTTCAAGCCCTCCCAGCCCTTGGATGAGTCATCGGGGTTGGAGATGATCTTTTTGCCAAGAATACGGGAGGTCTATGTAATTTTCTCTTGTGCGCAATTACTCTACTTTGTAATCAGCATAAGCCCTCAATCCTAGTGTTTCCACCTTTTGAATTGTCTGAGCATTAATGAACCCTTGCACCAATCAGTGTTAGGTTTATGGATGCATCATGAAGGCTGAAGGGGCTGTCGTCGGAGAAAAATTATGTAACAACTCCCACACTACCTTCACCTTCTGTGGAATTCAGAAGTCAAATATATCAAAACCCACACATGAAAACATAGGCACAAAGGAAcatttaaatgcaagaacaaaaCCGACAAGGATGCCTATATTTCCCCGCGTCTATCAAAACCACATTATAGTTCCTCAGCAATTCAGATCAAAGCTGTGCTCCTTGGTTATATTGGCTTGATCTTAAAATgcagagagatgagagagaacaCAAAGCACTTAAGATCCTGCAAAGACAGATTGAGTAGCATGTATCATGAAAACTTGCAGAATCAACTCCATACAATTTAATATATAGAAGCTAGGGGACATGGCATTGCAAGGCCTGCATCTgaataaaaccaaaacaagaCAAAAGATTTCCACTAGTcagaagactcaaaacaggaaaGGTTAACTCAAACAAGTGGGTATCTGGGCACATCAAGTGGATATAGAAGACATTCCCACACCAAATGCTAACTGTCAAAATAGCAAAATAAACTTGTTCAAACAATTTATCAAGCATACCAACTTAAGTGTAGGAAggatattttgaaatttaaaccACCCATTCAACCTTAGCTTGGCTGATAGAGCCTCAAAATGCCAAAATTTTGTATGGGCTGGCACCTATCTTAAAAACACTAGTAAATGAGGAGACTCAAACCCAGCCCCTCTCTTTTGTAATGTAATGCCTCAACCACTAGAACATAAGCACTTGTTGGGTTTAATGCAAgaatgtttatatatatatatatatatatatatacatacatacatacatacgaGTAAATATGCACATGTGACTTTGgggtgtgtgtatgtgtgtgtgtgtgtgtgtgtgtgtgtgtgagagagagagagagagagagagagagagagacagacagacagagagagagagagagacagacagagagagagttGAGTAGTGACTCTTAACTCAAAGTATAATTGTacaataattaaatataaattgGAACTTATATTTACAATTATGATAATTTACAATTTCTACAGATTTCACCGATCAATATATCCTTAGTCGAGATCAATATAGTAGTTGCACTTCCTACACCTATCATTTGTGTTTCCAACTTCTACTCCCGAGGCTGACAGAGAGAATGAAGCGGGGATCTCCAGATCTATGCTTATTTTCAATTCCCCGAAGCATTTCCTCACTTACTACTCCGTTCCTCGTCTCTGGGTGCCTAAGTATCCACCATAAGCTGGCATTACCGCAACATTCCCCAATGCTGGagaatgaaaatattatttcgAGTAAAATTTGTCACTTTCAAGTTTCTAACTTATTGAAATGTTGAGCTTACTTGGTCTAGCTCATCAATTAATATCGTGGTCCGTAGTAAAATTGTAAAATTCATAACCAAGTCCCTCCTTCAGAATTCGCCACTAAGCTTCTATCACTATTCCTTTTAGTTCTGATCACTAGACTTGGGTTTTTCCGTCCGTTCAGTCCAAACACTGCTCTGTTTTCTTTAATTATGATTCCAGTCCTAATTGCACCCTTTAATACATCAGAGATCTGGATTCCATACTTGATTGGAATCAATGTCCATTACATGGTATGTTGAGAGCTATCAGATCTCTCCTAAATCTGTCCTATCCGGTTCCTCGATTCTGAAACTGATTATCAGTCTTATCAATCTGCAATTTGAGTATCTGATTTGCTATTCAATCAATTTACTTTTGTTACAGACATATAACCAAATATGCCGTGTGCAAGCCATATATAGTAGGTCTTAGGGTTTAATAATCCACATTAGGGATTCCTTGCACACCAGATTGAGAAAATGGAATTACCATATAAGTTTACAAGAAAAGTAAATAGATTTCGACCTCCAGCACAAGGATTTAGACATCTAGtcaatagaacaaaaaagacAATATAATAGCACTAAATAACAGATCTTTAAACCTATCTGTTGAGGATCAAAGGGGTGAGAAGGTAAAATAATTTTCTAGCCTAATAGAGTAATGTGATTCTGAGATGATAGGCTCTTCTCTATACCAATGTCTTTCATATTCTCAAGGTGGGGATCATGAAGAGATATGTGGTAAACtccaaaatagaaagtaaaactCAAATAGAAATGAGGAAGACAATAGCCAATCCAGACTTTGGATCAGGCTTATACCACTGTTAAGGAGGGGCCTCAAGAAGGTATTATTTTGTCAAAAGGTGGACTGGAGATGATGGCTGGATCTGGAGTTTCAGGACCATGAAGTTCTCTGCAGAAAACAACACCAGAGAGCCGCAAGGATGGAAAGTTGGTCTTCAAGTCTTATCTCTATTGGAGCTTGATGGATTAACCTTCAAGAGTATGTACAAAAAACTCCAGGACTACAGTCCTCCAAATGCCTCACATATGTTTCACAGTTGCTGaacaaacaaaatagaaacaaaaaaattgatggagaagaaaaaggtggaacaaagaaaggaaaagatacGGTTGAGCCTCCCACCCAAACCTAGGTTAGAATTCCACTAATCTCACTAGGGTTTCTGCATCCCACAGACTGTGCCTCTCACAGTAACAACATAAAGCCATTTCTTTTAGCGAACTTCAAATCGTGGGGAGCAATAACAGGCCCTCTCTTATATTTATAACAACTGCCttgattacaaaaaaaataaatcctaatACTCTTAATGactaagaaacagaaaaatgaaactaactactTAATCATGTATAGGACTTGaatccctaatatttgggcTCATAGAATTGACACATACAGCAGTAATCCCAAAAATGTAAAGCCAATAgcccatataacccattggaCACTCAAAAAGTACACATATTAGTCCATTCTTGGTCCACTTTGATTTTCTGATTTGCTGCTgcccttcttgttcttttgaacTACATCAAAGATTATAATGAATAATTAAAGCATAAGAACACCCCAAAATTAGAGCCCCTTTCACTCTCATGAAGGAACAAGTGATGAAATATTCTTGAGCTGCTGAACAATATGTAGATCATAATCGATCAATCAAATTTACAAAGCCACGTCCCAACTCCTAGAATTTGGAGGACTGCCATGTCTACACAGGGCAGTCGTATGATCTCATCAATCCACAAACAATTCTTTCCCATAATTAATAAtctattcaaaaaataaataagtaaaatatcCTAAAATCTGGGATTCAGAACAAACTCATTAGTATGAGTAAAGACACACGAGAATTTCTTTGTAACATAAATGAGTAACTGACAGTTACTCCTATACTAAAGTAATTAGGTAATGGGGATGGATTAAAGTCGTGACTATTTTGTTAACTCACCATGGGCTCGGTTAGAGGTGGAGTTCTCATCTTATGCTCCAGAATTGCAATGGGAATGGACGACCATAGGCAAGATTAGCATTCATATCCCGCCATAAGAGCTACCATTCTGCTACAATATATTTTAGCCATGCAATGAAGGATATCTCCATAATTGACCGAACCGTGGAATGCAAAACCTGATGATATAAGAAAGAGACAATCCCAAACatctgaaaagaaaagaaaaaaagggttacCTGGACAAGGTAATAGAAGATGCGAAGTCCTTCAGGATCTTTGCTGCTCTGAACATCGACGAGAGAGCCAATCTTCGAAGTGGTGAAAGAGATGTGCTCGTTCCCAATCACAATCTCAAGCTCCTGCCGCCCAACTAGGTCGGGTTCCGGCCAGTTGTTATCATCTTCCTTCATTATCTGTAAATATCATCAAATACAACCAAATTTCACAAACTCGTAGAGAATTTCgtagaaaacaagaaaaagaaaaaccctagaaaggaaaaaagaagagaaagagagagagagagagagagagagagagagagacctcgcTTTCGGAAATTATTCTGCGGCATTCCTTAATAACAGCGGAGGTGAGGAAGACTTCCTTAGGGATCATAGTGTCGTTCTTGTAGTTAGAATTGTTGGCGTATCGAAGCTTCCCATTGGGACGAAACTCGAACTCCAAGAACTCATGCCCGAACTTCCCTTTGTGCCCTACGTAGTACCTCAAATATATCTTCCCGTTGTCTTCGGCTGccatcttcctctctctctctctctccccttctgcaattattctttgaagAGAATAGTAAGATCATTACCTATAAAAGCTTGGACGCAAAGGAgccacattttttttaaatacttcaCTTGCCgcggaaaaaaaaatctgaaggaTCCTTTCAGGTTCAGGGGATTTACAGAGGTTTAGAGTTCGATTATATGGCGGGTAAAGAGGTCTGGTTCGATCTTGGACCATTTGATGATTTCAGACTTGAAACCCGGCCTGCTATGTTTGATATGTTGGTCCGATCTTCTAACTGCTAGTGTTAGACGCATGATTTGAGGAATTGGATCGGATCGATTGAAATCAGTCAGATTGGATCGATATCGATCTTGACTCTTGACCAATAATTTTTAGTTGATACAGTATCGGTGAATTGGTATAGGCTAAggtaaaacagttgaaaaatgatttttaaattgaaatcagGTGTATTATGTTTAAACCATATCGGTCTGCATCAATATTGGATTGATATCAACATTGACCAATCCCATTTTCGATACCACATTCTCAAACAACATTCATTGCTTACTAGTAGGACTAAGTTAGGAAAAATGAGACGTACAATATATGCCCGTGTATACATTATTGCGTACATCTTCTCACATACCATTCATGGGCCCacactttctttcctttttaaccTCTATTGGATGATTCATCATCCTCCCCTTTTCTTGATGCAAAGCTGCACTTTGCCGTCATAGAAAACCCTCTTACTTCTAGATATTAGCCATTAGAGAGGTGGTGGAGTGAGAGTCATAAGTAGAATGAGACCTATAGCCCAAGATGTGCCTAATGGGAGTCAAACTTATGACGTCTGAGTTTACAacttgtaccaagttcgttgctcaccaactacgctaccccTTTATGTTTCAATAGGCTGACTACACAATTTTAAGTCCAACCTAAAGGGTGGATCCGAGCAAATTCAGTTTAAGCATTTACCCATGTAacacccccaaccccaccctATGAGTAAGGGCCTTCACCAAAAGCAATCACCACACTTCTGTTGCGCACTTTgataatattattaaaataCATAACAATTTATCTCAAATTTAATTATACAAACCAAGTTGCCTGTATTAAATCACAATAAAATACAATAATTCCCAAAATTACAATTCCTTAATTATTGTTCAAACGGTCTTTCCTTGCTACTAAGCTAGATCTGAGAAACAAAAAGTTGTAATGGAGTGAGCTAAACAAAATTAGCTCAATAAGATGGAACATGACATAGTCATAcgtagtaatatatatatatatatatattccatcaAAACCAGCCATGAGTTAGAATATTATAGAAGCCAAATTTCAGATTAATAATTCCCGTTAAGTTATTATTTTTGCACTGCTAAAAATTAGCATATTACATCACAAATATAATCAATGGGATGAGACTCAGGTTCTTGGCACTCAGA is drawn from Macadamia integrifolia cultivar HAES 741 chromosome 7, SCU_Mint_v3, whole genome shotgun sequence and contains these coding sequences:
- the LOC122084998 gene encoding protein mago nashi homolog, which encodes MAAEDNGKIYLRYYVGHKGKFGHEFLEFEFRPNGKLRYANNSNYKNDTMIPKEVFLTSAVIKECRRIISESEIMKEDDNNWPEPDLVGRQELEIVIGNEHISFTTSKIGSLVDVQSSKDPEGLRIFYYLVQDLKCFVFSLISLHFKIKPI